GGCGAACACCAGGGTCAGCCAGACCGCGGCGGCGGCCAGCGCGGCGTTGCGCCCGTCCTCGGCCACCTGGGGCTTGCGCAGCAGGTGCAAGGTCCAGCCCTCGGCTTCCAGTGGCAGGCTTTCCCAGAGGTAGTCGGCGCTGCCATCGGGGCCTTGCACGCGGGTCAGGTGGCTGTTGTCGGCGAAGCGGGTCAACGCCTGGTGCTGCAGCGGCACCAGCGGCTGCTTGTCGTACTGGCGGGTTTCGGCCAGTTCGGCGCGGTCGACGCCGCTGAGCGGCTGCAGTTCGCGATAACGCCAGCCGTCCTGGTTGGCGATGAAGGTGATGCCGCGGGCGTCGCTCACCAGCAGGATATCGTTGCCCTGGCGCCATTCGCGTTCAAGCTCGGGGAACTCCAGCTTGACCACCATGGCGCCGAGGAAGCGGCCGTGTTCGTCGTTCACCGCGCTGGCCAGGAAGTAGCCCGGCACGCCGCTGGTCACGCCGACCGCATAGAAACGGCCGCTACCCTGGCTGCGGGTCTGCTTGAAATAAGGGCGAAAGCCGTAGTTGGAGCCCACGTAGGTGGTCGGCAGGCGCCAGTTGCTGGCGGCGATGGCCAGGCCGGTGCGGTCGAGCAGCTCGAGGGTCGATGAGTTGGCGGCGCCGTTGATGCGTTCGAGCTTGCGGTTCAGGGCATCCTGCACCTGCTCGGTGACGGGGCCGCGCAGGGCGTCGATCAGTTCGGGGTCCAGCGCCAGCACCGCGGGCAGGGCGCGGTAGCGCTCGATCAAGGTATGCAGGGCGTTGGCGTACAGGCCCAATTGCTGGCTGGCCCGCCGGGCGTCGGTCTCCATGGCCTGGCGCTTGGCCTGGTGCATGGCCCAGCCGGCACTGAGGGTGGTGCCGACCAGGATCAGCAGGATGATCAGGCCCAGGCGCAGGGCGCGGAAGGATGAGGGCATGGAGCGAATCCGGGGTGTCGATTGTCTGTGCCGGCCTTATCGCCTGGCAAGCCCGCTGCCACAAGCTTTACAACAGACTTGTGGCAGCGGCCCTGCCCGGCGAGCAGGCCGGGTGTGGCTTACAGCAGTTCGAAGCTCTGCTGCTGAACCGCCTCGGAGTCGAGGCCGACCTGGACATTGAACTGGCCCGGCTCGGCGACGTGCTGCAGCTGGCCATTGTAGAACTTCAGGTCCTCTTCACTGATGTCGAAGGTCAAGGTTCGCGACTCGCCGGCCTTGAGCATCAGTTTCTGGAAGTTCTTCAGTTCCTTCACCGGGCGGCTCATCGACGCGCTCTGGTCCTGGATGTACAGCTGCACCACGGTTTCGCCGTCACGCTTGCCGCT
The window above is part of the Pseudomonas muyukensis genome. Proteins encoded here:
- a CDS encoding sensor histidine kinase is translated as MPSSFRALRLGLIILLILVGTTLSAGWAMHQAKRQAMETDARRASQQLGLYANALHTLIERYRALPAVLALDPELIDALRGPVTEQVQDALNRKLERINGAANSSTLELLDRTGLAIAASNWRLPTTYVGSNYGFRPYFKQTRSQGSGRFYAVGVTSGVPGYFLASAVNDEHGRFLGAMVVKLEFPELEREWRQGNDILLVSDARGITFIANQDGWRYRELQPLSGVDRAELAETRQYDKQPLVPLQHQALTRFADNSHLTRVQGPDGSADYLWESLPLEAEGWTLHLLRKPQVAEDGRNAALAAAAVWLTLVFAALFVSQRLRLARLRQRSREQLKGLVEERTRELRTAQEGLVQSAKLAALGQMSAALAHEINQPLTTQRMQLETLRLLLDHGRYEQARQALEPLEQMLTRMAALTGHLKTFARNSPGGLRERMDLATVVDQALHLLDARIRAEGVEVALYLARPAWVRGDAIRLEQVLINLLRNALDAMADKRYKRLEIRIEADAELWRLSVLDSGGGIAEADLAKVFDPFFTTKPVGEGLGLGLAISYGIVVDAGGALQVDNLPGGARFSLTLPRDLEPVC